The genomic region attgttattataattattgttattactattattatgatatttttgttattattataattattgttattattatcatcatcattgttattatttttgttattatcattaactcacTACTTTCGGCAATGATATCACTGCGAGTATTGTTTCAGCTTTCTATTCATGCAtgtgttttgcatatatatatatatatttatacatatatatgtatatatatatatatatatatatatatatatatatatatatatatatatatatatacatatataaagagagagagagacacagagagagagagagagagagagagagagagagagagagagagagagagagagagagagagagagagagagagagagagagagatgtataaacatatatatatatatatatatatatatatatatatatatatatatatatatatatatatatatatgtatatatatatatatatatatatatatatatatatatatatatatatatgtatgtatatatatatatgtatgtatgtatatatatatatatatatatatatatatatatatatatatatatatatatatatatataaacttatatatatatatatatacacacacacacacacacacacacacacagatacatatatacatatatatatatatatatatatatatatatatacatatatacatatatatatatctatttatatatatatatatatattatatatatatatatatatatacatatatatatatatatatatatatatatatatatatatacatatatatacatatatatatagatatatatagatatatatacatatatatatatatatacatatatatatacatatatatataaatatatatatacatatatatatatatatatatatatatatatatatatatatatatatatatatatatatatatatatatatatatatatatacatatatatatacatatatatttatatatatatatatatatatatatgtatgtatatatttatacatatatatatatacatatatatatatatatatatacatatatacatatatatatatacatatatacatatatatatacatacatatatgtatatatatatacatatatacatatatatatacatatatatatatatacatatatatatatatatatatatacacacacacacatatatatatatatatatatatatatatatatatatatatatatatatatatatatatatatatatatatatatatgtgtgtgtgtgtgtgtgtgtgtgtgtgtgtgtgtgtgtgtgtgtatgtgtgtgtgtgtgtatatatatatatatatatatatatatatatatatatatatatatatatatatatatatatatatatactcatatactaaTTCATTGAACAGATATAAGACGTTGATTACTTATCAAGACTTAGGTGAAAAAATACCCATCGACTGTGCTTGCTATTGCTTCTTTATTCCACTATGTTAAAATGatacagataattagataaataaataaataaataaaaatgaaataaaacaaaatgaataagtcAAACAGGATTCGCCAGAAGTCAGTGCAAATAAAGGTACCAAGATCCTTCGCAATCAAGACAACACGCTATCCTTTGCACTTTACGAGGTCCTGTCTCTCGACTACGAATGCTCAAATATTCGGGATAAAGTCGATAATTGGGATCATAATTGGCCGAAAGTTATTTTTTAAAGACTTTTCGTGCAAAACACAGGCATGAATAGAAAGCTCAAACAAGACTCGCTGTGGTATCAGTGCCGGAAGTAgtaagttaatgataatagtaataacaatgataataataataataataataataataacattgattaggataataataatgatgataataacaccgataataataataacaataattatgacaataatattaataacaatactgatgataataataataaaaacaataattataataataatagtaaccatactactactactaataataataataatcataaaaataacaattacaataataataatgattataataatagtaatgataataattactaaaatattaatataaaaaaattaacaatGCTAATCAAAGTGATATTTACATCAACAATATCACcgttaaataataacaaaataatagtaatagcaatactaactataacaacaatgattatgatgataaaccgTTAGATCgattaaaatgtataaaaaaaaaaacgataataaagataatacaaagaacaataatataaagAACAAGATGATAATCGTTAACATCGATTCAAATTATAAAaacgattatgaagataatacaaTGAACACCAGTCGTAGGGTTAACTGGACGAAGATCAGGAGGTCTTTAACAACATCATCTCGTCTCCTCTTAAACAGCAGAAGTGATCTggtgagtctttttttttttttttttttttgggggggggtcaaagTTCATCTTACCCAGGCAAGTGTTTGCTTGACCTCCGTAGATTGTTTGTAAGAACCTGGggcctctgtatatatatatatatatatatatatatatatatatatatatatatatatatatatatatgtatatccatatatgtatgtatattatactatatatatatatatatatatatatatatatatatatatatatatatataatattgattctgagcccttttttttcttcttttttttttctttttcttcaaaaacGAAATCATATCTGTGATACTTTTCACAATTCTGTACCTTCGGGCAAGTCTTGAGTTATGGATGAATTTGAATTTGTGCTCGTAGGAGGCACGGTTGTGGTCGTAGAAGCCACGGTTGTGGTCATAGGAATCTAGCGTGTGGTCGTAGGAGCCACGGTTGTGTTTGTAGGAGGCACGGTTGTGGTCATAGGAATCTAGCGTGTGGTCGTAGGAGCCACGGTTGTGGTCATAGGAATCTAGGGTGTGGTCGTAGGAGCCACGGTTGTGGTCATAGGAATCTAGGGTGTGGTCGTAGGAGCCACGGTTGTGGTCGTAGGAGCCACGGTTGTGGTCGTAGGAATCTAGGGTGTGGTCGTAGGAGCCACGGTTGTGGTCATAGGAATCTAGCGTGTGGTCGTAGGAGCCACGGTTGTGGTCGTAGGAATCTAGGGTGTGGTCGTAGGAGCCACGCTTGTGGTCATAGGAATCTAGCGTGTGGTCGTAGGAGCCACGGTTGTGGTCGTAGGAGCCACGGTTGTGTTCGTAGGAGGCACGGTTGTGTTTGTAGGAGGCACGGTTGTGTTCGTAGGAGGCACGGTTGTGTTCGTAGGAGGCACGGTTGTGTTCGTAGGAGGCACGGTTGTGTTCGTAGGAGGCACGGTTGTGTTTGTAGGAGGCACGGTTGTGTTCGTAGGAGGCACGGTTGTGTTCGCAGGAGGCACGGTTGTGTTCGTAGGAGGCACGGTTGTGTTTGTAGGAGGCACGGTTGTGTTTGTAGGAGGCACGGTTGTGTTCGTAGGAGGCACGGTTGTGTTTGTAGGAGGCATGGTTGTGTTCGTAGGAGGCACGGTTGTGTTCGTAGGAGGCACGGTTGTGTTCGTAGGAGGCACGGTTGTGTTCGTAGGAGGCACGGTTGTGTTCGTAGGAGGCACGGTTGTGTTCGTAGGAGGCACGGTTGTGTTCGTAGGAGGCACGGTTGTGTTCGTAGGAGGCACGGTTGTGTTCGTAGGAGGCACGGTTGTGTTCGTAGGAGGCACGGTTGTGTTCGTAGGAGGCACGGTTGTGTTCGTAGGAGGCACGGTTGTGTTCGTAGGAGGCACGGTTGTGTTCGTAGGAGGCACGGTTGTGTTCGTAGGAGGCACGGTTGTGTTCGTAGctggcgagagagaaaaacaaaatcattaaaTTTTCAGACAGTTTTACTCTATGGACAACAAAGTTTTTAAAATATATCCAATTTACCATATAATGCCTTTCAGTACTACCAATCATTATCTCATTAAGGAAAGAGAAtatacgaaaagagagaaagcatatGATAATTAGATTCCAACCTGGGAGGCAACATTTGCACTTTTTCCCCTTGCAATATTGTTTCACCAGTATGCCACTTGGACAATCCTTCTTCTTCCGGACACAAGCACCATTTGCATCCGTGCAACTTTGAAGTTCTTTGCAAGGTTTGACAAAGCATGTACATCCAGGAAGCTTGCAACCGTTCGCAATCTCTTCTGTCTTATCTTTACTTGGCTCCTTTTGACATCTTCCGCGTAGTTTCGTGCATCTTCTCTTCTCCGACCCTTCGCAGCctgtgggagagagaaacaaggtaaatgattattaccataaacaatgatatatttatatacaacacCTATGATATACAATATCAGTATTTTATATCTGATTAATGTTCGCTTAGGGAACAGGAACCTAGCTTTACAATTTGTCACGATGTCCTTTATTTGTAGTGTAGAAACAAAAATTAGTAATCTTTGATATTTCTTGATCGATTAACCAAGTGAAATATTTGTCATTGGTCTATTGTTGTGTATATATTAGCCCATAAAATCAATGGTTATTAACCTATAAAATAtaaattgttttccttttcacctttttcatatatatatatatatatatatatatatatatatatatatatatatatatatatatatatatatatatatatatacatatatatatatatatatatatatatatatatatatatatatgtatatatatatatatatatatatatatatatatatatatatatatatatataatgtatatatgtatatatatatatatatatattgcaggtgTTAATGACTTTCTTTATAAGCGTATATTGCTTTTTCAAAGCGTCCTTTGGGAATGgatccctttaaaaaaaaaaaaaaaaaaaaaaaaaaaaaaaaaaagcttctggCAGCTTACCTGCACAGCATACACAGCGCCCTGGTTTCCTACAGCCTTTCTCGAGGACGACGAGATAGTCTGGACATTCCGCCAGATCTCTTTCAATACAATAGCCATCATATTTCCTGCATTTGTGTTTTTCCTTGTCTTCGCACACTGCGGGATGGAATAGCACGTGATCAGCAAACAGTCTCACTCTCCCTACAGAATATTCCGGTTTCAAGCAGCAAATTATCATTCGGTGGATCCCACGTTTGTTTTCATGATATCCGATTATACATAAGGTTACTTACACCTGCAACATCTCGCATAGACTTCTGGATTATTCTTGCAATTATCTTTGCAACATTTCTTCTCAGACCTTTTGCACTTCGTCCCTACACGTTGGGTTCCCTCCACCTCTGTAAAGATGAACATTGGAATAGTTTGCCTTTGTATTCTAATTctaagggggaagggtgtggttcACGGTTTTAGATATTTGATATTTGATCTCGCCGACTTCATATTAATTGCTTCTAGGGATTCAGAAGTTGATCATGAGCAGGGATATGTTCTTCGTGTTGCTTTTGTTCTTTGCAAACACTGTTGATGGAATAGAAACTATAATAAGGACAAGAATTCCACGGCAAACTGAGTTGttagctatgatgatgatgttaatgggcTATTCACAAAAGTTTacacttatgtgcacacacactctctctctctctcccttttttcaccacattcgctttctctctcgctctcctttcctatcttcctcgGTCTCTCCCTTTTTGCCTCTCTGTATCTGGTGGTCTCcgcatatacatttctgtatctcCATTCTTATGAGGGTGTTTATATCTagcaatgtatatatacgtgtgtgtgtgtgtgtgtgtgtgtgtgtgtgtgtgtgtgtgtgtgtgtgtgcgtgtgtgtgtgtgtgtgtgtgtgtgtgtgtgtgtgtgtgtgtacatatctatctatctatctctctctctctctctctctctctctctctctctctctctctctctctctctctctatatatatatatatatatatatatatatatatatacatatatatacatatacatacatatttatatacatatatatacatatatatatatatatatatatatatatatatatatatgtgtgtgtgtgtgtgtgtgtgtgtgtgtgtgaatgtgtgtgtgtgtgtgcgagtgtgtgtgtgtgtaagtgtgtgtgtgtgtgagtgtgtgtgtgtgtgtgtgtgtgtgtgtgtgtgtgtgtgtgtgtgtgtgtgtgtgtgtgtgtgtgtgtgtgtgtgtgtgtgtgtgcataagtatgtatgtaggtatgtatacacaaatatactatatatgtacacatccacaAGTATTCAAtccagtatttttgttattatcttcagtATATACGAATCGTTTGACAAGCTTATTAACAAGGAAAATCTAAAAGATTTTCATGTGTTGTATGATATCAATGTTGTGGCCGCCGCTAGTTTACCACTTCTAATAACACCGATACTCCACTTGTCACTTCCATTATCAAAAGGACATTTCTGGGCAGTGATGCGAGTGGCAGGTCCAGGTAAGCTGACAGGGAGGAGATTCACACCATAATGTTAAcaccaaaagcaaaaaaataaggaTATGGTTTCTTGCTGCTATGCCTCTCTGAAGTAATTATGAATAAAAGCATTGTTTATCT from Penaeus vannamei isolate JL-2024 chromosome 26, ASM4276789v1, whole genome shotgun sequence harbors:
- the LOC113829443 gene encoding uncharacterized protein isoform X2, which codes for MKSWLALFLFLALSGLVAGKKGCAGGSGTCVPARKCNNPLERGSCPDKEVCCLDKNGGGRSSKTDGNDECEGKNGRCVKEWKCEEKNVLKKVECSGKNRVCCRKDGRSSKTDGNDACEDKNGRCVKEQKCEEKDIIKKTECSGQNRVCCRQVTGNKRNSKIDGSTECQNNEGKCVRKVQCNEKDVLKMFECSGKKVCCRQGGRSSKTDGNDECEGKNGRCVKEWKCEEKNVLKKVECSGKNRVCCRKDGRSSKTDGNDACEDKNGRCVKEQKCEEKDIIKKIECSGQNRVCCRQGERKKSKNNGNAACKNNAGKCVEKMKCKKKDILKTIECSGKKVCCAEVEGTQRVGTKCKRSEKKCCKDNCKNNPEVYARCCRLCEDKEKHKCRKYDGYCIERDLAECPDYLVVLEKGCRKPGRCVCCAGCEGSEKRRCTKLRGRCQKEPSKDKTEEIANGCKLPGCTCFVKPCKELQSCTDANGACVRKKKDCPSGILVKQYCKGKKCKCCLPATNTTVPPTNTTVPPTNTTVPPTNTTVPPTNTTVPPTNTTVPPTNTTVPPTNTTVPPTNTTVPPTNTTVPPTNTTVPPTNTTVPPTNTTVPPTNTTVPPTNTTVPPTNTTMPPTNTTVPPTNTTVPPTNTTVPPTNTTVPPTNTTVPPANTTVPPTNTTVPPTNTTVPPTNTTVPPTNTTVPPTNTTVPPTNTTVPPTNTTVPPTNTTVAPTTTTVAPTTTR
- the LOC113829443 gene encoding uncharacterized protein isoform X1, encoding MKSWLALFLFLALSGLVAGKKGCAGGSGTCVPARKCNNPLERGSCPDKEVCCLDKNGGGRSSKTDGNDECEGKNGRCVKEWKCEEKNVLKKVECSGKNRVCCRKDGRSSKTDGNDACEDKNGRCVKEQKCEEKDIIKKTECSGQNRVCCRQGGKRKSKSDGNAECESNAGRCVKKWKCGRDNILKKIECSRNNEVCCGQVTGNKRNSKIDGSTECQNNEGKCVRKVQCNEKDVLKMFECSGKKVCCRQGGRSSKTDGNDECEGKNGRCVKEWKCEEKNVLKKVECSGKNRVCCRKDGRSSKTDGNDACEDKNGRCVKEQKCEEKDIIKKIECSGQNRVCCRQGERKKSKNNGNAACKNNAGKCVEKMKCKKKDILKTIECSGKKVCCAEVEGTQRVGTKCKRSEKKCCKDNCKNNPEVYARCCRLCEDKEKHKCRKYDGYCIERDLAECPDYLVVLEKGCRKPGRCVCCAGCEGSEKRRCTKLRGRCQKEPSKDKTEEIANGCKLPGCTCFVKPCKELQSCTDANGACVRKKKDCPSGILVKQYCKGKKCKCCLPATNTTVPPTNTTVPPTNTTVPPTNTTVPPTNTTVPPTNTTVPPTNTTVPPTNTTVPPTNTTVPPTNTTVPPTNTTVPPTNTTVPPTNTTVPPTNTTVPPTNTTVPPTNTTMPPTNTTVPPTNTTVPPTNTTVPPTNTTVPPTNTTVPPANTTVPPTNTTVPPTNTTVPPTNTTVPPTNTTVPPTNTTVPPTNTTVPPTNTTVPPTNTTVAPTTTTVAPTTTR